One part of the Aurantibacillus circumpalustris genome encodes these proteins:
- a CDS encoding AMP-binding protein, whose translation MLTGFFKSALKFPNHTAIIINGKKFTYQWILNKAISIAQELIVKDKSETNLIGLYTDNNENTYASLIAILLSNKGFVPLNHKFPNDRLKKMINDAGIKTILHSNHSLERVNELQENASLPVDDLNYNNQSHQYEFNESQIVYILFTSGSTGIPKGISITNRNFSALIKALDKRFKINETDIVLQAFELSFDVSLACTFMAWERGAALLVPDMDGIVAVNSFKAIYEYKATFVTIPPSAIFYLKKLKMLGSIKIPSVHTTLFTGEALPLKLAIEWQKSAENSVVENAYGPTETTVWCLFYKLDENTENQTINGLCPIGEGLSGINFRIINEKNEDVIDGERGELIVEGDQIFKGYWNNSEKTAQAFYIDSNEKKWYKTGDIVVKNKNKNVVYINRKDNQVQVNGFRVELGEVEHAIKQASGLDSIVVLAKITDEYTDLYALIEGKFEQDDLVNNLKNSLPFYMIPRHFIAVNPLPVNTSGKIDKQLLHKIYLS comes from the coding sequence ATGTTAACAGGTTTTTTCAAATCAGCGCTAAAATTCCCAAACCACACAGCCATCATTATAAATGGAAAAAAGTTTACTTATCAATGGATATTAAACAAGGCCATCTCAATAGCCCAGGAGTTAATCGTTAAAGATAAAAGTGAGACAAATTTGATTGGCCTGTACACAGATAATAATGAAAACACTTATGCTTCACTAATTGCTATTTTATTATCTAATAAAGGATTTGTACCACTCAATCATAAATTTCCAAATGATCGATTAAAAAAAATGATAAACGATGCAGGTATTAAAACTATTCTACACTCTAATCATTCATTAGAAAGAGTTAATGAGTTACAAGAAAATGCATCATTACCTGTTGACGATTTAAATTATAACAATCAATCGCATCAATACGAGTTTAATGAAAGTCAAATAGTTTACATCTTGTTTACTTCTGGTAGTACTGGAATTCCTAAAGGCATATCAATCACCAATAGAAATTTTTCTGCATTAATTAAAGCATTAGATAAAAGATTTAAAATCAATGAAACGGATATAGTTCTGCAAGCTTTCGAATTATCTTTTGATGTTTCATTAGCTTGTACTTTTATGGCTTGGGAACGCGGAGCCGCTTTGTTAGTCCCCGATATGGATGGCATTGTAGCTGTAAATTCGTTTAAAGCTATTTATGAGTATAAAGCAACATTTGTTACAATTCCTCCTTCAGCTATTTTTTATTTGAAAAAATTAAAAATGTTAGGTTCTATTAAAATACCAAGTGTACACACCACGTTATTTACAGGTGAAGCATTACCCCTTAAATTAGCAATCGAATGGCAGAAATCGGCAGAAAATTCTGTCGTAGAAAATGCCTATGGTCCAACTGAAACGACTGTTTGGTGTTTGTTTTATAAGTTAGATGAAAATACTGAAAATCAAACGATTAATGGTTTATGCCCAATTGGAGAAGGCTTAAGCGGCATAAATTTTAGAATAATTAATGAAAAGAACGAAGATGTTATTGATGGAGAAAGAGGTGAATTGATTGTAGAAGGCGACCAGATTTTTAAAGGTTATTGGAATAATTCAGAAAAAACAGCTCAAGCGTTTTATATTGACAGCAATGAAAAGAAATGGTATAAAACAGGAGATATAGTTGTGAAAAACAAAAACAAAAATGTTGTATACATTAATCGAAAAGATAATCAGGTACAAGTTAATGGATTTAGAGTTGAGTTGGGAGAAGTTGAACATGCAATTAAGCAAGCAAGTGGATTAGATAGTATAGTGGTGTTGGCAAAAATTACTGATGAGTATACCGATTTGTATGCATTAATCGAAGGGAAGTTTGAACAAGATGATTTGGTAAACAATTTGAAAAATTCACTGCCTTTTTATATGATTCCTCGCCATTTCATTGCCGTTAATCCTTTGCCGGTAAATACTAGTGGAAAAATAGACAAACAATTATTGCATAAAATTTATTTAAGCTAA
- a CDS encoding MBOAT family O-acyltransferase — protein MLFNSFDFLFYFSVVFLSWLVTPINFRWVVLLCASLVFYGWEKPTYLILLALTISITYYSAIKMDEYKKVMVKKRVFLYSAMVVNLGILIVFKYLGFFTDIYSQLANLLSFGLKIPPLKLLLPIGISFYTFQSIGYSLDVFFGLRKPEKHLGYFALFVSFFPQILSGPIGRSSELFPQIHTPQKFSWDNIGYGIQRFVWGLFKKIVIADRLDVYVNDIYSNISHYPGSVLWLGTFLFAFQLYTDFSAYTDMAIGVARFFGFKLAENFDFPFISKNVTEFWRRWHMSLSAWLRDYMYTPLQFSKRKWKKGATVYAIFLTFFICGLWHGAKFTFVLFGIIQGLALTYEMLTREKRQLWSKTFNPFLYNTFSWLLTFGFTLLSFVFFRAESTEDAFLLIRKQFTTFSDVAAIKIFVMHFGGIKFAFSLLLLLFFILTDKLFSTMVKLQNRKSFVLTMITSLLIVFIILFGTFGKVDFIYFQF, from the coding sequence ATGCTTTTTAATTCCTTCGATTTTTTATTTTATTTTAGTGTAGTTTTCCTTAGTTGGTTAGTAACTCCTATTAATTTTAGGTGGGTTGTATTGCTGTGCGCTAGTTTAGTATTTTATGGTTGGGAAAAGCCAACTTATTTAATACTATTAGCCTTAACTATTTCCATAACTTATTACTCAGCTATTAAAATGGACGAGTATAAAAAAGTAATGGTGAAAAAGCGGGTATTTCTTTATTCGGCTATGGTTGTTAATTTGGGAATTTTAATTGTATTTAAGTATTTAGGTTTTTTTACAGATATATATTCGCAACTAGCAAATTTGTTATCATTCGGTCTTAAAATTCCCCCTTTAAAATTACTATTGCCTATTGGGATCTCGTTTTACACTTTTCAAAGCATTGGCTATAGTTTAGATGTATTTTTTGGTTTGCGAAAACCCGAAAAACATTTGGGCTATTTTGCATTATTTGTTAGTTTTTTTCCTCAAATATTATCTGGTCCAATTGGTCGATCTAGTGAGTTATTTCCGCAGATTCACACACCTCAAAAATTTTCATGGGATAATATAGGATATGGTATTCAGCGATTTGTGTGGGGCCTATTTAAAAAAATAGTCATTGCGGATAGGTTGGATGTTTATGTAAATGATATTTATAGTAATATTTCGCACTATCCAGGTTCGGTATTATGGTTAGGAACATTTTTATTTGCTTTTCAATTATATACAGATTTTTCTGCCTATACAGATATGGCAATTGGCGTTGCAAGGTTTTTTGGTTTTAAGTTGGCAGAAAATTTCGATTTCCCATTTATAAGTAAGAATGTTACTGAGTTTTGGAGGAGATGGCACATGTCCTTATCCGCATGGCTAAGAGATTACATGTATACACCTCTTCAATTCAGTAAAAGGAAGTGGAAAAAAGGGGCTACAGTTTATGCAATTTTCTTAACGTTTTTTATTTGTGGTTTGTGGCATGGTGCAAAATTCACATTTGTTTTATTTGGCATTATACAAGGATTAGCTTTAACCTATGAAATGCTTACCAGAGAAAAACGGCAATTATGGTCAAAAACATTTAATCCATTTTTATACAATACCTTTAGTTGGTTATTAACGTTTGGATTTACATTATTATCATTTGTTTTTTTTAGAGCGGAGTCTACTGAAGATGCGTTTCTTCTGATTAGGAAACAATTCACAACTTTTAGCGATGTAGCCGCAATTAAAATCTTTGTGATGCATTTTGGTGGAATTAAGTTTGCATTTTCATTACTCCTGTTATTATTTTTTATTTTAACAGATAAATTATTTTCAACTATGGTAAAATTACAAAATAGAAAATCATTTGTTCTAACAATGATCACATCTCTATTAATTGTATTTATTATACTATTTGGAACCTTTGGCAAGGTTGATTTTATTTATTTTCAATTTTAA
- a CDS encoding acyl carrier protein has protein sequence MKQHHEKLTQVFRSVFKNDAIEITDSTNASDIDQWDSITHLDLITAVEEAFAIEITGFDVMGLKNVGDLLDLIQRKIED, from the coding sequence ATGAAACAACATCACGAAAAATTGACTCAAGTATTTAGAAGTGTTTTTAAAAACGATGCAATCGAAATTACTGATAGTACAAATGCTTCTGATATAGATCAGTGGGACTCGATTACACACCTGGATTTGATTACAGCTGTTGAAGAAGCGTTTGCAATAGAAATTACAGGTTTTGATGTAATGGGCTTGAAAAATGTAGGTGATTTATTAGACTTAATACAACGAAAAATTGAAGATTAA
- a CDS encoding HAD family hydrolase: MRNYSDIDLNGVKAVLFDLDDTLYAYEPSQKKGFNACVSLAFKKYAISEGDFERTWKLAREKVHADLHGQGSSHSRLLYFQKQYEFIFNKSNPTYALEMEELFWSEFISIMKLDPEAKIFLEVLKQKNIKTCIVTDLTTQIQMKKWIHLGLGNYFDFLVSSEEAGVEKPSSEIFNLALEKLHVNATDAIMIGDNEKKDIAGASALGIKSYLIQANNN, from the coding sequence ATGCGGAATTATTCAGACATTGATCTAAATGGCGTAAAAGCAGTATTGTTCGATCTCGATGACACACTTTATGCGTATGAGCCTTCTCAAAAAAAAGGTTTTAATGCCTGTGTAAGCCTGGCTTTTAAAAAATACGCAATATCTGAAGGTGATTTTGAGAGAACATGGAAATTGGCGCGGGAGAAAGTACACGCAGATTTGCATGGTCAGGGTTCTTCGCACTCGCGATTACTTTATTTTCAAAAACAGTACGAATTTATTTTTAATAAGAGTAATCCAACATATGCCCTTGAAATGGAGGAACTTTTTTGGTCAGAATTTATTTCTATTATGAAATTAGATCCGGAAGCGAAGATCTTTTTAGAAGTACTAAAACAAAAAAATATCAAAACATGCATTGTAACCGATTTGACGACGCAGATTCAAATGAAAAAGTGGATTCATTTGGGACTGGGAAATTACTTCGACTTTCTTGTGAGTTCAGAAGAAGCAGGAGTCGAGAAACCGTCCTCCGAAATCTTTAATTTGGCATTAGAAAAGTTACACGTGAATGCTACCGACGCAATAATGATAGGTGATAACGAAAAAAAAGACATTGCCGGAGCCTCAGCGCTCGGGATAAAAAGCTATTTAATCCAAGCAAATAATAATTAA
- a CDS encoding acyltransferase: MFIKFLERIFKKRRLVVKKKFNRVLPLNELLSDRWEKAIFLEFGKGSSIYDSSLVFGDVQVGVNTWIGPFVILDGSGGLKIGSNCSISSGVQIYTHDTVQWAVSGGKEPYEYAPTEIGDNCYIAPNVIIAKGVTVGKGTIVGANSFVNKSFGENSKIAGNPAKQID; the protein is encoded by the coding sequence ATGTTTATTAAATTTTTAGAAAGAATATTTAAGAAACGACGTTTGGTCGTAAAGAAAAAATTTAATCGAGTTTTACCATTAAATGAACTGCTGTCCGATAGATGGGAAAAAGCCATTTTTCTCGAGTTCGGAAAAGGTTCTAGTATTTATGATTCGTCATTGGTGTTTGGCGATGTTCAGGTCGGTGTAAATACTTGGATTGGTCCTTTCGTAATTCTTGACGGGTCAGGTGGCTTAAAAATTGGAAGTAATTGTTCAATATCGAGTGGCGTCCAAATATATACCCATGACACTGTACAATGGGCAGTTTCAGGTGGAAAAGAACCTTATGAATACGCGCCTACCGAAATAGGTGATAATTGTTACATAGCACCAAATGTTATTATCGCAAAAGGTGTTACTGTAGGTAAAGGTACAATTGTAGGGGCTAATAGTTTCGTGAACAAATCATTCGGAGAAAACTCCAAAATAGCTGGCAACCCAGCGAAACAAATCGATTAA
- a CDS encoding glycosyltransferase encodes MNNSKKTCYLFTQNFPYGESEVFIEGEIKFLSEYFEEVVIFPSEKPSGKFETKKMPSNVKTVYLFENHFKNYNSLNSLKQNLFLFAKVMFNELMHNPILSIKQFRNLSVDFLQQAYRADILKNYLNDIPYDNVVFYSYWFDRWAIILSIIKEDKNYKTLKFVSRAHGFEIFKDQTQFGYHPFKRFMLAGVKKVYAVSQMGMHYLKKSYSGYKKKIEFSYLGFQNSSLNQMNGDVFHIVSCAHVSEIKRLDLVCDILANVKADFKIKWTLIGGGEGLGMIKRKAEQLPPNITCCFTGSLSSKEVFKYYEENPVNLFLSLSRSEGLPFSMIEAISFGIPILSTDVGGCKEIVTNQTGILIEKDFKAIAVAKQIEDFIGSDKNTEQFRIGVRIFWENNFNAEDNYKVFCSQISAN; translated from the coding sequence ATGAATAACTCAAAGAAAACGTGTTATTTGTTCACTCAAAATTTTCCTTATGGAGAAAGTGAAGTATTTATAGAAGGCGAAATTAAATTCTTATCAGAATATTTTGAGGAAGTAGTAATTTTTCCCTCAGAAAAGCCGTCTGGAAAATTTGAAACTAAAAAAATGCCAAGTAATGTAAAGACAGTTTATTTATTTGAAAATCATTTTAAAAATTATAACTCTTTAAATAGCTTGAAACAGAATTTATTTTTGTTTGCTAAGGTTATGTTTAATGAATTAATGCATAACCCAATTTTATCCATAAAGCAATTCAGAAATTTATCCGTTGATTTTTTACAACAAGCGTATCGCGCAGATATATTAAAAAATTATTTAAATGATATTCCATATGACAATGTGGTATTTTACTCTTATTGGTTTGATCGTTGGGCAATTATATTATCTATTATTAAAGAGGATAAAAATTATAAAACCTTAAAATTTGTTTCAAGAGCTCATGGCTTCGAAATATTTAAGGACCAAACCCAATTTGGTTACCACCCTTTCAAGAGATTTATGTTAGCAGGGGTTAAAAAGGTATATGCTGTTTCGCAAATGGGGATGCACTATTTAAAAAAATCTTATAGCGGGTACAAAAAAAAAATAGAATTTTCTTATTTGGGATTTCAAAATAGTAGTTTAAATCAAATGAATGGTGATGTTTTTCACATTGTTAGTTGCGCCCATGTTAGCGAAATTAAACGATTAGATTTGGTTTGCGATATCTTGGCAAACGTTAAAGCTGACTTTAAAATTAAATGGACTTTGATTGGGGGAGGTGAAGGGTTAGGAATGATTAAAAGAAAAGCAGAGCAATTACCACCGAATATTACCTGTTGTTTTACAGGGAGTTTATCATCTAAAGAAGTTTTTAAATATTATGAGGAGAATCCTGTTAACCTTTTTTTGAGTTTGAGTCGTTCAGAAGGCCTTCCTTTTTCAATGATTGAAGCCATTAGTTTTGGTATACCTATATTATCCACTGATGTTGGGGGATGTAAAGAAATTGTAACTAATCAAACAGGTATTTTAATTGAAAAAGATTTTAAAGCAATTGCAGTTGCAAAACAAATCGAAGATTTTATTGGATCTGATAAAAATACTGAGCAATTCCGAATCGGTGTTCGTATTTTTTGGGAAAATAATTTTAATGCGGAAGATAACTATAAGGTGTTTTGTTCTCAAATTAGTGCAAACTAG
- a CDS encoding sugar phosphate nucleotidyltransferase, with protein sequence MRTLIPMAGAGSRFTEAGYTIPKPLLPILGEPMVINATKALPESDNYTFIVRDFQISEYQIDQHLKKYYPNADVIVLDHLTEGQAVTCLKAKEVFRADEELLIGASDNGMIYDLKAFEKVKQDADALVFTFRNNPAVDAKPQAYGWVKLKGNSEVVERMSVKVPISSTPQNDHAVVGAFWFKKADYFVKAAEHMIANNRRINNEFYVDECINDLIELGYKVKVFEIDHYVCWGTPVDYQTFNYWSNYYDLISKKL encoded by the coding sequence ATGAGAACTTTAATACCAATGGCTGGAGCAGGAAGCCGTTTTACAGAAGCGGGTTATACTATTCCAAAACCCTTGTTACCAATTTTAGGTGAACCCATGGTGATTAATGCCACAAAAGCATTGCCGGAATCAGATAACTATACTTTTATTGTACGCGATTTTCAAATTAGCGAATATCAAATAGATCAGCATTTAAAAAAGTACTACCCCAATGCGGATGTAATAGTTCTGGATCACTTAACGGAAGGACAGGCAGTCACCTGCTTAAAAGCAAAAGAAGTTTTTAGAGCGGATGAAGAATTGTTGATTGGCGCCAGTGACAACGGTATGATTTACGACCTGAAGGCATTTGAAAAAGTGAAACAGGATGCAGACGCTTTAGTGTTTACATTCCGGAATAATCCTGCAGTAGATGCCAAACCACAGGCCTATGGCTGGGTAAAGTTGAAGGGTAATTCCGAAGTTGTGGAGCGTATGAGCGTGAAAGTGCCTATTAGTTCCACACCACAAAATGATCATGCGGTTGTGGGCGCTTTCTGGTTTAAAAAAGCAGACTATTTTGTAAAAGCAGCAGAACACATGATTGCAAATAACCGCAGAATAAATAATGAATTTTATGTGGATGAGTGCATAAATGATTTAATAGAACTGGGTTATAAAGTAAAGGTATTCGAAATTGACCATTATGTATGCTGGGGTACACCGGTGGATTACCAAACTTTTAATTACTGGAGTAATTATTACGATTTAATCTCTAAAAAACTGTGA
- a CDS encoding GNAT family N-acetyltransferase, translated as MLAESTGFEITSYTKMFSKTNDELLSYFEKIINNETDGHPLTYKSYLIACIDNVPVSAISVYKEGEFGDSNHLMTGALMTGFDRKSVALAFGFLKNHSDISIQKKINTLQIDCVATLPEYRGKGILKQLLAETEKIAHNSQLNEIQIQVWKKNDGAVKVYEKSGYKISAEMLSNADSGNGKVLMIKNIK; from the coding sequence TTGTTAGCAGAATCAACAGGTTTTGAAATCACATCATATACTAAAATGTTTAGTAAAACAAATGATGAACTTTTATCTTACTTTGAAAAAATTATAAATAATGAAACAGACGGGCATCCACTTACATATAAATCATATCTAATTGCCTGTATAGATAATGTGCCAGTTTCAGCAATTTCAGTATATAAAGAAGGAGAGTTTGGAGATTCTAATCATTTAATGACAGGCGCTTTAATGACAGGTTTTGATAGAAAAAGTGTAGCATTAGCGTTTGGTTTTTTAAAAAACCATTCAGATATAAGCATTCAAAAAAAAATAAATACACTGCAAATAGATTGTGTAGCCACTTTGCCAGAATATAGAGGTAAAGGAATATTAAAACAATTACTCGCAGAAACTGAAAAAATTGCACACAACTCTCAATTAAACGAAATACAAATTCAGGTTTGGAAAAAAAATGATGGAGCCGTTAAAGTGTATGAAAAATCTGGGTATAAGATATCTGCTGAAATGTTGAGTAACGCCGATAGCGGTAATGGAAAAGTATTAATGATAAAAAATATAAAATAG
- a CDS encoding glycosyltransferase family 2 protein: MTETLLSLVLPCYNEQDNLPALFERLDKLTQAKQQLEIVLVNNGSTDNSALIFEQELNKRNSKNFKVVNVPVNKGYGFGILEGLRNAKGEILSYTHADRQTDPMDVLKALEIFQKQNNPAVLVKGFRKNRKASEAFFSYGMGLLSSLALGERLSEINAQPKLFSKVFFDRFEVNAPHDFSLDLYLLYCAKKHGQIIDFPVYFAKRVAGEAKGGSGSSFKVRKKLIKRTLTYIFELKKKLKND; encoded by the coding sequence GTGACAGAAACCCTTCTTTCTTTGGTATTGCCATGTTATAACGAACAGGATAATTTACCTGCTTTGTTTGAGCGTTTAGATAAATTGACACAGGCTAAGCAACAGTTGGAAATTGTACTTGTGAATAATGGCTCAACTGATAATTCAGCACTAATATTTGAACAAGAACTTAATAAACGTAATTCTAAAAATTTCAAGGTAGTAAATGTTCCTGTGAACAAAGGTTACGGATTTGGAATTCTGGAAGGCTTGAGAAATGCGAAGGGTGAAATTCTTTCTTACACGCATGCTGACCGACAAACTGATCCAATGGATGTTTTAAAGGCCCTGGAGATATTTCAAAAGCAAAACAATCCTGCGGTTTTAGTGAAAGGCTTTCGTAAAAATAGGAAAGCAAGTGAGGCTTTTTTTTCTTATGGAATGGGCCTATTGTCTTCACTGGCATTAGGAGAACGTTTAAGCGAAATCAATGCGCAACCGAAATTATTTAGTAAAGTTTTCTTTGATCGTTTTGAAGTAAATGCACCACATGATTTTTCTTTAGATCTCTATTTGTTGTATTGCGCAAAAAAACATGGGCAGATCATTGATTTCCCGGTTTATTTTGCAAAGCGAGTTGCAGGAGAGGCAAAAGGAGGAAGCGGGAGTAGTTTCAAAGTCAGAAAAAAACTAATAAAACGTACACTGACTTATATATTTGAATTAAAAAAGAAATTAAAAAATGATTAA
- a CDS encoding class II aldolase/adducin family protein — protein MDFSKAISELLNLTKPFVGRPDLIQGPGGNTSVKNESGDMLIKASGYRFNELSEKSGISAVNARAIADYFSTVEVISKEKCEKESLELVSQNILSDAAGIKFPKPSMETGFHAVLDKYVVHTHSVWTNLINCNTNSSELIQKISERLKQPIAYIPFVSPGFGLSYLITKELKNAEEHRTNKPVLFFLENHGIVAHGDSPSKIVDLLTELDSVCAELFSSKIESYPSTVLSKTENEFFPVNTYCSDFLKKNNVTLSFFDQVLFPDQTVFFNANISFNSQQRNKINIGADYKVSYACNEREAMSIHETLTAYLFLYSTLFELGQTLRLISGEEIDYINNMDMEKHRKNLMNKS, from the coding sequence ATGGATTTTTCAAAAGCAATCTCTGAACTTTTAAATTTAACCAAGCCCTTTGTTGGTAGACCAGATCTTATTCAAGGGCCTGGTGGAAATACTTCTGTAAAAAACGAATCTGGAGACATGCTCATAAAAGCTTCGGGATATCGCTTCAATGAGTTAAGTGAAAAATCCGGCATCTCTGCAGTTAATGCAAGAGCTATTGCTGATTACTTTTCTACTGTGGAAGTGATATCAAAAGAGAAATGCGAAAAAGAATCCCTTGAACTTGTTTCTCAAAACATTTTAAGTGATGCAGCAGGTATCAAATTTCCTAAGCCTTCAATGGAAACTGGTTTTCACGCCGTGTTAGATAAATATGTTGTGCACACGCATTCTGTATGGACCAATCTGATAAATTGCAATACAAATAGTTCTGAACTTATTCAAAAAATAAGTGAGCGTTTAAAACAACCCATTGCGTATATTCCTTTTGTTAGTCCTGGTTTCGGTTTGTCTTATTTGATTACCAAGGAACTAAAAAATGCCGAAGAGCATCGTACTAATAAACCTGTACTGTTTTTTCTTGAAAATCATGGCATTGTGGCGCACGGTGATTCACCAAGTAAAATTGTGGATTTATTAACGGAATTAGACAGTGTCTGCGCAGAATTGTTTTCGAGTAAAATCGAATCCTATCCAAGTACCGTTTTATCCAAAACAGAAAATGAATTTTTTCCAGTCAATACTTATTGTTCTGATTTTCTAAAAAAGAATAATGTGACCTTAAGTTTTTTTGATCAGGTTTTATTTCCTGATCAAACAGTTTTTTTTAATGCTAATATTTCCTTCAATTCGCAGCAGCGAAATAAGATAAATATTGGCGCTGATTACAAGGTAAGTTACGCCTGCAACGAACGTGAAGCCATGTCTATTCATGAAACACTGACAGCTTATCTGTTCTTGTACAGCACTCTGTTCGAGTTGGGTCAGACATTAAGATTAATTAGTGGTGAAGAAATCGATTACATTAATAATATGGACATGGAGAAACACCGTAAAAATTTAATGAACAAATCTTAA
- a CDS encoding glycosyltransferase family 2 protein, with the protein MQIIIPLSGLGKRFQDAGYKDIKPLIKVHGRPIIEWVVDMFPGDHEFIFICREEHLRETNLRSELTRIKPDGKIVSIEGHKLGPVYAVSKVFDLINDEAEVITNYCDFFQIWDFEHFRKTVKQRGSHGAIPCYTGFHPHLMHPENLYASCKKDEKGNLTEIKEKFSFEADKTKTSHSGGTYYFAKGKYVKKYFQKLMDEKHDLNGEYYISLVYNLLVQDGLDVLVYDKVDYFCQWGTPKDLKEYETWMEIMSHYNRKALTA; encoded by the coding sequence ATGCAAATTATCATCCCTCTTTCAGGACTAGGCAAAAGGTTTCAGGATGCCGGTTACAAAGACATCAAACCTTTAATCAAAGTACATGGGCGGCCGATTATTGAATGGGTTGTCGATATGTTTCCGGGCGATCATGAATTTATTTTTATTTGCCGTGAAGAACATTTAAGAGAAACTAACTTAAGATCTGAGTTGACACGTATTAAACCAGATGGTAAAATTGTTTCTATTGAAGGGCATAAACTGGGACCTGTTTACGCGGTCTCTAAAGTTTTTGATTTAATTAATGATGAGGCTGAAGTGATAACAAATTACTGCGATTTTTTTCAGATCTGGGATTTTGAACATTTTCGAAAAACAGTAAAGCAACGCGGATCACATGGGGCTATACCCTGTTATACAGGATTTCATCCCCATTTGATGCATCCGGAGAACTTGTATGCCAGTTGTAAAAAAGATGAAAAAGGAAATTTAACGGAGATAAAAGAAAAGTTCTCGTTTGAAGCAGACAAAACAAAAACAAGCCATTCGGGAGGAACGTATTATTTTGCAAAAGGGAAATACGTAAAAAAATATTTCCAAAAACTAATGGACGAAAAACACGATTTAAATGGCGAGTATTATATAAGTCTTGTCTATAATTTATTAGTGCAGGACGGTTTGGATGTTTTGGTTTACGATAAGGTAGATTATTTTTGCCAGTGGGGTACACCAAAAGACCTGAAGGAATATGAAACCTGGATGGAAATTATGTCGCATTATAATAGAAAGGCTTTAACAGCATGA